In the Juglans microcarpa x Juglans regia isolate MS1-56 chromosome 6D, Jm3101_v1.0, whole genome shotgun sequence genome, one interval contains:
- the LOC121234640 gene encoding zinc finger CCCH domain-containing protein 18-like isoform X5: MMDFSEYTRIVFNKIKKLEPENATKIIGYLLLQDRGDHEMVRLALGPDNLIHEMIYKAKAELYQLATKSTPSPISPLKSPVFSPFSHVSSRPYSSATEFGASSPRWDPQLTSKYGSDFILRGCSDSTAEFQNQTHFLGLEDPIDPANCGLSGFSNDYFYPDAAVGNLSVRASRRFSSLPEVPVKTCHYFNKGFCKHGSSCRYFHGQVIPESLSQMYGNDAVNEDQFFSPRSLEKLELEIVEILKSRRGNPVSIASLPMIYYEKFGKVLQAEGYLTESQRHGKAGYSLTKLLARLKNSIQLIDRPHGQHAVILAEDAAKYMENRNEKSDPGPIVSGSRQIYLTFPAESTFTEEDVSTYFSTFGPVEDVRIPCQQKRMFGFVTFISADTVKIILAKGNPHFVCGARVLVKPYREKSKLNDSRRFPERIEPQLCYSPNYVDMESELHAMPRGCETSRLLRRQLMEEQEQALELERMRLAELQLARKSTISQPYFGYMDGLKVSDDPLNLPSAERFNYLLDVLSNGSASDDGKPRHTDTHTDQESQSINLPESPFASPIASSISTVI; encoded by the exons ATGATGGATTTTTCAGAGTATACAAGAATAGTGTTCAACAAAATCAAGAAACTAGAACCAGAAAATGCTACAAAGATTATAGGGTATCTTCTTTTACAAGACCGTGGGGATCATGAAATGGTTAGATTGGCTCTGGGTCCGGACAACTTGATTCATGAAATGATTTACAAAGCCAAAGCCGAACTATATCAGTTGGCCACTAAGTCAACACCATCTCCAATCTCACCACTCAAGAGCCCAGTTTTCAGTCCTTTCTCACATGTCTCATCTAGGCCTTATTCATCAGCAACAGAATTTGGTGCTTCATCTCCTCGTTGGGATCCTCAGCTAACTAGCAAGTATGGTTCTGATTTCATTCTACGAGGTTGCTCAGATTCTACTGCTGAATTCCAAAACCAGACTCATTTTTTGGGTTTAGAGGATCCAATAGATCCTGCAAATTGTGGACTTTCAGGATTTTCGAACGATTACTTCTACCCTGATGCTGCAGTGGGGAACTTAAGTGTTAGAGCAAGTAGAAGATTTTCAAGCCTGCCTGAAGTTCCGGTTAAGACTTGTCACTATTTTAACAAGGGGTTTTGCAAGCATGGAAGTAGCTGTAGGTATTTCCATGGACAAGTCATACCTGAAAGCTTATCTCAGATGTATGGAAATGATGCCGTCAATGAGGATCAATTTTTCTCGCCTAGGTCGCTTGAGAAGCTAGAATTGGAAATAGTTGAGATTCTAAAATCAAGAAGAGGGAATCCTGTTTCGATTGCCTCTCTGCCTATGatatattatgagaaatttggaaaagttctTCAGGCAGAAGGGTACCTCACTGAGAGCCAGAGACATGGTAAAGCTGGTTATAGTCTGACAAAGCTTCTTGCTCGTTTGAAAAACAGCATTCAGTTGATTGACAG GCCTCATGGGCAGCATGCAGTAATTTTGGCAGAAGATGCTGCAAAGTACATGGAAAATCGGAATGAGAAAAGTGACCCTGGTCCAATTGTCAGTGGTTCGCGACAGATATATCTAACTTTTCCAGCTGAAAGCACTTTTACAGAAGAGGATGTCTCCACCTACTTCAG TACCTTTGGTCCAGTTGAAGATGTGAGGATTCCCTGCCAACAGAAACGGATGTTTGGGTTTGTAACATTTATTAGCGCAGACacggtgaaaattattttggcaAAAGGAAATCCGCATTTTGTTTGTGGGGCCCGTGTTCTTGTGAAACCTTACAGggaaaaatcaaaacttaatgACAG cAGGAGATTCCCAGAGAGAATTGAGCCTCAATTGTGCTATTCTCCCAACTATGTTGACATGGAATCTGAGCTTCATGCAA TGCCAAGAGGATGTGAAACCTCCAGGTTACTGAGGAGGCAGCTTATGGAAGAGCAAGAGCAGGCCCTTGAACTTGAGAGGATGCGTCTTGCAGAGCTGCAGTTGGCACGGAAATCTACAATTAGTCAGCCCTACTTTGGCTACATGGATGGGTTAAAAGTTTCGGATG ATCCATTAAATCTCCCATCTGCAGAGAGATTCAATTATCTGTTGGATGTTCTGAGTAATGGCTCTGCTAGCGATGATGGTAAACCCAGGCATACAGACACCCACACTGACCAAGAGAG TCAGTCTATTAATCTCCCCGAGAGCCCATTCGCATCTCCAATAGCTAGCAGCATTTCTACGGTCATATAG
- the LOC121234640 gene encoding zinc finger CCCH domain-containing protein 18-like isoform X3: MMDFSEYTRIVFNKIKKLEPENATKIIGYLLLQDRGDHEMVRLALGPDNLIHEMIYKAKAELYQLATKSTPSPISPLKSPVFSPFSHVSSRPYSSATEFGASSPRWDPQLTSKYGSDFILRGCSDSTAEFQNQTHFLGLEDPIDPANCGLSGFSNDYFYPDAAVGNLSVRASRRFSSLPEVPVKTCHYFNKGFCKHGSSCRYFHGQVIPESLSQMYGNDAVNEDQFFSPRSLEKLELEIVEILKSRRGNPVSIASLPMIYYEKFGKVLQAEGYLTESQRHGKAGYSLTKLLARLKNSIQLIDRPHGQHAVILAEDAAKYMENRNEKSDPGPIVSGSRQIYLTFPAESTFTEEDVSTYFSTFGPVEDVRIPCQQKRMFGFVTFISADTVKIILAKGNPHFVCGARVLVKPYREKSKLNDSRRFPERIEPQLCYSPNYVDMESELHAMPRGCETSRLLRRQLMEEQEQALELERMRLAELQLARKSTISQPYFGYMDGLKVSDDPLNLPSAERFNYLLDVLSNGSASDDGKPRHTDTHTDQERYELSQSINLPESPFASPIASSISTVI; encoded by the exons ATGATGGATTTTTCAGAGTATACAAGAATAGTGTTCAACAAAATCAAGAAACTAGAACCAGAAAATGCTACAAAGATTATAGGGTATCTTCTTTTACAAGACCGTGGGGATCATGAAATGGTTAGATTGGCTCTGGGTCCGGACAACTTGATTCATGAAATGATTTACAAAGCCAAAGCCGAACTATATCAGTTGGCCACTAAGTCAACACCATCTCCAATCTCACCACTCAAGAGCCCAGTTTTCAGTCCTTTCTCACATGTCTCATCTAGGCCTTATTCATCAGCAACAGAATTTGGTGCTTCATCTCCTCGTTGGGATCCTCAGCTAACTAGCAAGTATGGTTCTGATTTCATTCTACGAGGTTGCTCAGATTCTACTGCTGAATTCCAAAACCAGACTCATTTTTTGGGTTTAGAGGATCCAATAGATCCTGCAAATTGTGGACTTTCAGGATTTTCGAACGATTACTTCTACCCTGATGCTGCAGTGGGGAACTTAAGTGTTAGAGCAAGTAGAAGATTTTCAAGCCTGCCTGAAGTTCCGGTTAAGACTTGTCACTATTTTAACAAGGGGTTTTGCAAGCATGGAAGTAGCTGTAGGTATTTCCATGGACAAGTCATACCTGAAAGCTTATCTCAGATGTATGGAAATGATGCCGTCAATGAGGATCAATTTTTCTCGCCTAGGTCGCTTGAGAAGCTAGAATTGGAAATAGTTGAGATTCTAAAATCAAGAAGAGGGAATCCTGTTTCGATTGCCTCTCTGCCTATGatatattatgagaaatttggaaaagttctTCAGGCAGAAGGGTACCTCACTGAGAGCCAGAGACATGGTAAAGCTGGTTATAGTCTGACAAAGCTTCTTGCTCGTTTGAAAAACAGCATTCAGTTGATTGACAG GCCTCATGGGCAGCATGCAGTAATTTTGGCAGAAGATGCTGCAAAGTACATGGAAAATCGGAATGAGAAAAGTGACCCTGGTCCAATTGTCAGTGGTTCGCGACAGATATATCTAACTTTTCCAGCTGAAAGCACTTTTACAGAAGAGGATGTCTCCACCTACTTCAG TACCTTTGGTCCAGTTGAAGATGTGAGGATTCCCTGCCAACAGAAACGGATGTTTGGGTTTGTAACATTTATTAGCGCAGACacggtgaaaattattttggcaAAAGGAAATCCGCATTTTGTTTGTGGGGCCCGTGTTCTTGTGAAACCTTACAGggaaaaatcaaaacttaatgACAG cAGGAGATTCCCAGAGAGAATTGAGCCTCAATTGTGCTATTCTCCCAACTATGTTGACATGGAATCTGAGCTTCATGCAA TGCCAAGAGGATGTGAAACCTCCAGGTTACTGAGGAGGCAGCTTATGGAAGAGCAAGAGCAGGCCCTTGAACTTGAGAGGATGCGTCTTGCAGAGCTGCAGTTGGCACGGAAATCTACAATTAGTCAGCCCTACTTTGGCTACATGGATGGGTTAAAAGTTTCGGATG ATCCATTAAATCTCCCATCTGCAGAGAGATTCAATTATCTGTTGGATGTTCTGAGTAATGGCTCTGCTAGCGATGATGGTAAACCCAGGCATACAGACACCCACACTGACCAAGAGAGGTATGAATTAAG TCAGTCTATTAATCTCCCCGAGAGCCCATTCGCATCTCCAATAGCTAGCAGCATTTCTACGGTCATATAG
- the LOC121234640 gene encoding zinc finger CCCH domain-containing protein 18-like isoform X7: MMDFSEYTRIVFNKIKKLEPENATKIIGYLLLQDRGDHEMVRLALGPDNLIHEMIYKAKAELYQLATKSTPSPISPLKSPVFSPFSHVSSRPYSSATEFGASSPRWDPQLTSKYGSDFILRGCSDSTAEFQNQTHFLGLEDPIDPANCGLSGFSNDYFYPDAAVGNLSVRASRRFSSLPEVPVKTCHYFNKGFCKHGSSCRYFHGQVIPESLSQMYGNDAVNEDQFFSPRSLEKLELEIVEILKSRRGNPVSIASLPMIYYEKFGKVLQAEGYLTESQRHGKAGYSLTKLLARLKNSIQLIDRPHGQHAVILAEDAAKYMENRNEKSDPGPIVSGSRQIYLTFPAESTFTEEDVSTYFSTFGPVEDVRIPCQQKRMFGFVTFISADTVKIILAKGNPHFVCGARVLVKPYREKSKLNDRRFPERIEPQLCYSPNYVDMESELHAMPRGCETSRLLRRQLMEEQEQALELERMRLAELQLARKSTISQPYFGYMDGLKVSDDPLNLPSAERFNYLLDVLSNGSASDDGKPRHTDTHTDQESSQSINLPESPFASPIASSISTVI; this comes from the exons ATGATGGATTTTTCAGAGTATACAAGAATAGTGTTCAACAAAATCAAGAAACTAGAACCAGAAAATGCTACAAAGATTATAGGGTATCTTCTTTTACAAGACCGTGGGGATCATGAAATGGTTAGATTGGCTCTGGGTCCGGACAACTTGATTCATGAAATGATTTACAAAGCCAAAGCCGAACTATATCAGTTGGCCACTAAGTCAACACCATCTCCAATCTCACCACTCAAGAGCCCAGTTTTCAGTCCTTTCTCACATGTCTCATCTAGGCCTTATTCATCAGCAACAGAATTTGGTGCTTCATCTCCTCGTTGGGATCCTCAGCTAACTAGCAAGTATGGTTCTGATTTCATTCTACGAGGTTGCTCAGATTCTACTGCTGAATTCCAAAACCAGACTCATTTTTTGGGTTTAGAGGATCCAATAGATCCTGCAAATTGTGGACTTTCAGGATTTTCGAACGATTACTTCTACCCTGATGCTGCAGTGGGGAACTTAAGTGTTAGAGCAAGTAGAAGATTTTCAAGCCTGCCTGAAGTTCCGGTTAAGACTTGTCACTATTTTAACAAGGGGTTTTGCAAGCATGGAAGTAGCTGTAGGTATTTCCATGGACAAGTCATACCTGAAAGCTTATCTCAGATGTATGGAAATGATGCCGTCAATGAGGATCAATTTTTCTCGCCTAGGTCGCTTGAGAAGCTAGAATTGGAAATAGTTGAGATTCTAAAATCAAGAAGAGGGAATCCTGTTTCGATTGCCTCTCTGCCTATGatatattatgagaaatttggaaaagttctTCAGGCAGAAGGGTACCTCACTGAGAGCCAGAGACATGGTAAAGCTGGTTATAGTCTGACAAAGCTTCTTGCTCGTTTGAAAAACAGCATTCAGTTGATTGACAG GCCTCATGGGCAGCATGCAGTAATTTTGGCAGAAGATGCTGCAAAGTACATGGAAAATCGGAATGAGAAAAGTGACCCTGGTCCAATTGTCAGTGGTTCGCGACAGATATATCTAACTTTTCCAGCTGAAAGCACTTTTACAGAAGAGGATGTCTCCACCTACTTCAG TACCTTTGGTCCAGTTGAAGATGTGAGGATTCCCTGCCAACAGAAACGGATGTTTGGGTTTGTAACATTTATTAGCGCAGACacggtgaaaattattttggcaAAAGGAAATCCGCATTTTGTTTGTGGGGCCCGTGTTCTTGTGAAACCTTACAGggaaaaatcaaaacttaatgACAG GAGATTCCCAGAGAGAATTGAGCCTCAATTGTGCTATTCTCCCAACTATGTTGACATGGAATCTGAGCTTCATGCAA TGCCAAGAGGATGTGAAACCTCCAGGTTACTGAGGAGGCAGCTTATGGAAGAGCAAGAGCAGGCCCTTGAACTTGAGAGGATGCGTCTTGCAGAGCTGCAGTTGGCACGGAAATCTACAATTAGTCAGCCCTACTTTGGCTACATGGATGGGTTAAAAGTTTCGGATG ATCCATTAAATCTCCCATCTGCAGAGAGATTCAATTATCTGTTGGATGTTCTGAGTAATGGCTCTGCTAGCGATGATGGTAAACCCAGGCATACAGACACCCACACTGACCAAGAGAG CAGTCAGTCTATTAATCTCCCCGAGAGCCCATTCGCATCTCCAATAGCTAGCAGCATTTCTACGGTCATATAG
- the LOC121234640 gene encoding zinc finger CCCH domain-containing protein 18-like isoform X2: MMDFSEYTRIVFNKIKKLEPENATKIIGYLLLQDRGDHEMVRLALGPDNLIHEMIYKAKAELYQLATKSTPSPISPLKSPVFSPFSHVSSRPYSSATEFGASSPRWDPQLTSKYGSDFILRGCSDSTAEFQNQTHFLGLEDPIDPANCGLSGFSNDYFYPDAAVGNLSVRASRRFSSLPEVPVKTCHYFNKGFCKHGSSCRYFHGQVIPESLSQMYGNDAVNEDQFFSPRSLEKLELEIVEILKSRRGNPVSIASLPMIYYEKFGKVLQAEGYLTESQRHGKAGYSLTKLLARLKNSIQLIDRPHGQHAVILAEDAAKYMENRNEKSDPGPIVSGSRQIYLTFPAESTFTEEDVSTYFSTFGPVEDVRIPCQQKRMFGFVTFISADTVKIILAKGNPHFVCGARVLVKPYREKSKLNDRRFPERIEPQLCYSPNYVDMESELHAMPRGCETSRLLRRQLMEEQEQALELERMRLAELQLARKSTISQPYFGYMDGLKVSDDPLNLPSAERFNYLLDVLSNGSASDDGKPRHTDTHTDQERYELSSQSINLPESPFASPIASSISTVI, encoded by the exons ATGATGGATTTTTCAGAGTATACAAGAATAGTGTTCAACAAAATCAAGAAACTAGAACCAGAAAATGCTACAAAGATTATAGGGTATCTTCTTTTACAAGACCGTGGGGATCATGAAATGGTTAGATTGGCTCTGGGTCCGGACAACTTGATTCATGAAATGATTTACAAAGCCAAAGCCGAACTATATCAGTTGGCCACTAAGTCAACACCATCTCCAATCTCACCACTCAAGAGCCCAGTTTTCAGTCCTTTCTCACATGTCTCATCTAGGCCTTATTCATCAGCAACAGAATTTGGTGCTTCATCTCCTCGTTGGGATCCTCAGCTAACTAGCAAGTATGGTTCTGATTTCATTCTACGAGGTTGCTCAGATTCTACTGCTGAATTCCAAAACCAGACTCATTTTTTGGGTTTAGAGGATCCAATAGATCCTGCAAATTGTGGACTTTCAGGATTTTCGAACGATTACTTCTACCCTGATGCTGCAGTGGGGAACTTAAGTGTTAGAGCAAGTAGAAGATTTTCAAGCCTGCCTGAAGTTCCGGTTAAGACTTGTCACTATTTTAACAAGGGGTTTTGCAAGCATGGAAGTAGCTGTAGGTATTTCCATGGACAAGTCATACCTGAAAGCTTATCTCAGATGTATGGAAATGATGCCGTCAATGAGGATCAATTTTTCTCGCCTAGGTCGCTTGAGAAGCTAGAATTGGAAATAGTTGAGATTCTAAAATCAAGAAGAGGGAATCCTGTTTCGATTGCCTCTCTGCCTATGatatattatgagaaatttggaaaagttctTCAGGCAGAAGGGTACCTCACTGAGAGCCAGAGACATGGTAAAGCTGGTTATAGTCTGACAAAGCTTCTTGCTCGTTTGAAAAACAGCATTCAGTTGATTGACAG GCCTCATGGGCAGCATGCAGTAATTTTGGCAGAAGATGCTGCAAAGTACATGGAAAATCGGAATGAGAAAAGTGACCCTGGTCCAATTGTCAGTGGTTCGCGACAGATATATCTAACTTTTCCAGCTGAAAGCACTTTTACAGAAGAGGATGTCTCCACCTACTTCAG TACCTTTGGTCCAGTTGAAGATGTGAGGATTCCCTGCCAACAGAAACGGATGTTTGGGTTTGTAACATTTATTAGCGCAGACacggtgaaaattattttggcaAAAGGAAATCCGCATTTTGTTTGTGGGGCCCGTGTTCTTGTGAAACCTTACAGggaaaaatcaaaacttaatgACAG GAGATTCCCAGAGAGAATTGAGCCTCAATTGTGCTATTCTCCCAACTATGTTGACATGGAATCTGAGCTTCATGCAA TGCCAAGAGGATGTGAAACCTCCAGGTTACTGAGGAGGCAGCTTATGGAAGAGCAAGAGCAGGCCCTTGAACTTGAGAGGATGCGTCTTGCAGAGCTGCAGTTGGCACGGAAATCTACAATTAGTCAGCCCTACTTTGGCTACATGGATGGGTTAAAAGTTTCGGATG ATCCATTAAATCTCCCATCTGCAGAGAGATTCAATTATCTGTTGGATGTTCTGAGTAATGGCTCTGCTAGCGATGATGGTAAACCCAGGCATACAGACACCCACACTGACCAAGAGAGGTATGAATTAAG CAGTCAGTCTATTAATCTCCCCGAGAGCCCATTCGCATCTCCAATAGCTAGCAGCATTTCTACGGTCATATAG
- the LOC121234640 gene encoding zinc finger CCCH domain-containing protein 18-like isoform X1, with the protein MMDFSEYTRIVFNKIKKLEPENATKIIGYLLLQDRGDHEMVRLALGPDNLIHEMIYKAKAELYQLATKSTPSPISPLKSPVFSPFSHVSSRPYSSATEFGASSPRWDPQLTSKYGSDFILRGCSDSTAEFQNQTHFLGLEDPIDPANCGLSGFSNDYFYPDAAVGNLSVRASRRFSSLPEVPVKTCHYFNKGFCKHGSSCRYFHGQVIPESLSQMYGNDAVNEDQFFSPRSLEKLELEIVEILKSRRGNPVSIASLPMIYYEKFGKVLQAEGYLTESQRHGKAGYSLTKLLARLKNSIQLIDRPHGQHAVILAEDAAKYMENRNEKSDPGPIVSGSRQIYLTFPAESTFTEEDVSTYFSTFGPVEDVRIPCQQKRMFGFVTFISADTVKIILAKGNPHFVCGARVLVKPYREKSKLNDSRRFPERIEPQLCYSPNYVDMESELHAMPRGCETSRLLRRQLMEEQEQALELERMRLAELQLARKSTISQPYFGYMDGLKVSDDPLNLPSAERFNYLLDVLSNGSASDDGKPRHTDTHTDQERYELSSQSINLPESPFASPIASSISTVI; encoded by the exons ATGATGGATTTTTCAGAGTATACAAGAATAGTGTTCAACAAAATCAAGAAACTAGAACCAGAAAATGCTACAAAGATTATAGGGTATCTTCTTTTACAAGACCGTGGGGATCATGAAATGGTTAGATTGGCTCTGGGTCCGGACAACTTGATTCATGAAATGATTTACAAAGCCAAAGCCGAACTATATCAGTTGGCCACTAAGTCAACACCATCTCCAATCTCACCACTCAAGAGCCCAGTTTTCAGTCCTTTCTCACATGTCTCATCTAGGCCTTATTCATCAGCAACAGAATTTGGTGCTTCATCTCCTCGTTGGGATCCTCAGCTAACTAGCAAGTATGGTTCTGATTTCATTCTACGAGGTTGCTCAGATTCTACTGCTGAATTCCAAAACCAGACTCATTTTTTGGGTTTAGAGGATCCAATAGATCCTGCAAATTGTGGACTTTCAGGATTTTCGAACGATTACTTCTACCCTGATGCTGCAGTGGGGAACTTAAGTGTTAGAGCAAGTAGAAGATTTTCAAGCCTGCCTGAAGTTCCGGTTAAGACTTGTCACTATTTTAACAAGGGGTTTTGCAAGCATGGAAGTAGCTGTAGGTATTTCCATGGACAAGTCATACCTGAAAGCTTATCTCAGATGTATGGAAATGATGCCGTCAATGAGGATCAATTTTTCTCGCCTAGGTCGCTTGAGAAGCTAGAATTGGAAATAGTTGAGATTCTAAAATCAAGAAGAGGGAATCCTGTTTCGATTGCCTCTCTGCCTATGatatattatgagaaatttggaaaagttctTCAGGCAGAAGGGTACCTCACTGAGAGCCAGAGACATGGTAAAGCTGGTTATAGTCTGACAAAGCTTCTTGCTCGTTTGAAAAACAGCATTCAGTTGATTGACAG GCCTCATGGGCAGCATGCAGTAATTTTGGCAGAAGATGCTGCAAAGTACATGGAAAATCGGAATGAGAAAAGTGACCCTGGTCCAATTGTCAGTGGTTCGCGACAGATATATCTAACTTTTCCAGCTGAAAGCACTTTTACAGAAGAGGATGTCTCCACCTACTTCAG TACCTTTGGTCCAGTTGAAGATGTGAGGATTCCCTGCCAACAGAAACGGATGTTTGGGTTTGTAACATTTATTAGCGCAGACacggtgaaaattattttggcaAAAGGAAATCCGCATTTTGTTTGTGGGGCCCGTGTTCTTGTGAAACCTTACAGggaaaaatcaaaacttaatgACAG cAGGAGATTCCCAGAGAGAATTGAGCCTCAATTGTGCTATTCTCCCAACTATGTTGACATGGAATCTGAGCTTCATGCAA TGCCAAGAGGATGTGAAACCTCCAGGTTACTGAGGAGGCAGCTTATGGAAGAGCAAGAGCAGGCCCTTGAACTTGAGAGGATGCGTCTTGCAGAGCTGCAGTTGGCACGGAAATCTACAATTAGTCAGCCCTACTTTGGCTACATGGATGGGTTAAAAGTTTCGGATG ATCCATTAAATCTCCCATCTGCAGAGAGATTCAATTATCTGTTGGATGTTCTGAGTAATGGCTCTGCTAGCGATGATGGTAAACCCAGGCATACAGACACCCACACTGACCAAGAGAGGTATGAATTAAG CAGTCAGTCTATTAATCTCCCCGAGAGCCCATTCGCATCTCCAATAGCTAGCAGCATTTCTACGGTCATATAG
- the LOC121234640 gene encoding zinc finger CCCH domain-containing protein 18-like isoform X4 has translation MMDFSEYTRIVFNKIKKLEPENATKIIGYLLLQDRGDHEMVRLALGPDNLIHEMIYKAKAELYQLATKSTPSPISPLKSPVFSPFSHVSSRPYSSATEFGASSPRWDPQLTSKYGSDFILRGCSDSTAEFQNQTHFLGLEDPIDPANCGLSGFSNDYFYPDAAVGNLSVRASRRFSSLPEVPVKTCHYFNKGFCKHGSSCRYFHGQVIPESLSQMYGNDAVNEDQFFSPRSLEKLELEIVEILKSRRGNPVSIASLPMIYYEKFGKVLQAEGYLTESQRHGKAGYSLTKLLARLKNSIQLIDRPHGQHAVILAEDAAKYMENRNEKSDPGPIVSGSRQIYLTFPAESTFTEEDVSTYFSTFGPVEDVRIPCQQKRMFGFVTFISADTVKIILAKGNPHFVCGARVLVKPYREKSKLNDSRRFPERIEPQLCYSPNYVDMESELHAMPRGCETSRLLRRQLMEEQEQALELERMRLAELQLARKSTISQPYFGYMDGLKVSDDPLNLPSAERFNYLLDVLSNGSASDDGKPRHTDTHTDQESSQSINLPESPFASPIASSISTVI, from the exons ATGATGGATTTTTCAGAGTATACAAGAATAGTGTTCAACAAAATCAAGAAACTAGAACCAGAAAATGCTACAAAGATTATAGGGTATCTTCTTTTACAAGACCGTGGGGATCATGAAATGGTTAGATTGGCTCTGGGTCCGGACAACTTGATTCATGAAATGATTTACAAAGCCAAAGCCGAACTATATCAGTTGGCCACTAAGTCAACACCATCTCCAATCTCACCACTCAAGAGCCCAGTTTTCAGTCCTTTCTCACATGTCTCATCTAGGCCTTATTCATCAGCAACAGAATTTGGTGCTTCATCTCCTCGTTGGGATCCTCAGCTAACTAGCAAGTATGGTTCTGATTTCATTCTACGAGGTTGCTCAGATTCTACTGCTGAATTCCAAAACCAGACTCATTTTTTGGGTTTAGAGGATCCAATAGATCCTGCAAATTGTGGACTTTCAGGATTTTCGAACGATTACTTCTACCCTGATGCTGCAGTGGGGAACTTAAGTGTTAGAGCAAGTAGAAGATTTTCAAGCCTGCCTGAAGTTCCGGTTAAGACTTGTCACTATTTTAACAAGGGGTTTTGCAAGCATGGAAGTAGCTGTAGGTATTTCCATGGACAAGTCATACCTGAAAGCTTATCTCAGATGTATGGAAATGATGCCGTCAATGAGGATCAATTTTTCTCGCCTAGGTCGCTTGAGAAGCTAGAATTGGAAATAGTTGAGATTCTAAAATCAAGAAGAGGGAATCCTGTTTCGATTGCCTCTCTGCCTATGatatattatgagaaatttggaaaagttctTCAGGCAGAAGGGTACCTCACTGAGAGCCAGAGACATGGTAAAGCTGGTTATAGTCTGACAAAGCTTCTTGCTCGTTTGAAAAACAGCATTCAGTTGATTGACAG GCCTCATGGGCAGCATGCAGTAATTTTGGCAGAAGATGCTGCAAAGTACATGGAAAATCGGAATGAGAAAAGTGACCCTGGTCCAATTGTCAGTGGTTCGCGACAGATATATCTAACTTTTCCAGCTGAAAGCACTTTTACAGAAGAGGATGTCTCCACCTACTTCAG TACCTTTGGTCCAGTTGAAGATGTGAGGATTCCCTGCCAACAGAAACGGATGTTTGGGTTTGTAACATTTATTAGCGCAGACacggtgaaaattattttggcaAAAGGAAATCCGCATTTTGTTTGTGGGGCCCGTGTTCTTGTGAAACCTTACAGggaaaaatcaaaacttaatgACAG cAGGAGATTCCCAGAGAGAATTGAGCCTCAATTGTGCTATTCTCCCAACTATGTTGACATGGAATCTGAGCTTCATGCAA TGCCAAGAGGATGTGAAACCTCCAGGTTACTGAGGAGGCAGCTTATGGAAGAGCAAGAGCAGGCCCTTGAACTTGAGAGGATGCGTCTTGCAGAGCTGCAGTTGGCACGGAAATCTACAATTAGTCAGCCCTACTTTGGCTACATGGATGGGTTAAAAGTTTCGGATG ATCCATTAAATCTCCCATCTGCAGAGAGATTCAATTATCTGTTGGATGTTCTGAGTAATGGCTCTGCTAGCGATGATGGTAAACCCAGGCATACAGACACCCACACTGACCAAGAGAG CAGTCAGTCTATTAATCTCCCCGAGAGCCCATTCGCATCTCCAATAGCTAGCAGCATTTCTACGGTCATATAG